In the genome of Streptomyces fagopyri, the window GCGCCGACGGGCAGGGTGTTCGCCGTCGTCGGGGCCGCCGGGTCGTACGCCGGTGGCGCCAGGCCGATCATGCGGTTTCCTCGATTTCTTCCAGTTCGTCGATCTTGCCGGTCCTGCCGTCGAGATCGTCGATCCTGTCGAGCCCGTCCGTCGTGTCGTACGTGCCGACCCCCTGCCGTCCGCCTTCGGCGGCGGCCTCCTCGTCCGTCTCACGGGTCACCACCGCCCGGTACCGCGGTTCGCGGAGCACCAGCTCGCGGTGGACTCCGACGGCCGCCACCTCGCCCTCGTGGACGAGGACGACCCGGTCCGCGTGGTCCAGGAGCAGGGGTGAGGAGGTGAAGACGACCGTCGTTCGCCCGGAGCGCAGGGCGCGGACACCGTCGGCGATCCGTGCCTCGGTGTGCGAGTCGACAGCCGAGGTCGGCTCGTCCAGGACCAGCACGCCGGGGTCGGTGACCAGCGACCGGGCCAGGGCCAGACGCTGGCGCTGGCCGCCCGAGAGGGAGCGTCCGCGTTCGGTGATGCGGGCGTCCATCGGATCCTCGGCGTCCAGCGAGCCCTGGGTCAGCGCGTCCAGGACGTCGCCGCACTGTGCGGCGGCCAGCGCCGCGGCCGCGCTCACGCCGCCCGAGGAGGGCACGTCGAGCAGCTCACGCAGCGAGCCCGACAGCAGTACCGGGTCCTTGTCCTGGACGAGGACGGCCGTGCGCGCGGAGTCGAGCGGCAGATCGTCGAGCGGGACGCCTCCCAGGAGCACCGAGGTGCCCTCCGCGGAGGGATGGCCGCCCAGCCGCTCGGCGAGCACGCCCGCCGCGTCCGGGTCACCGCAGACCACGGCGGTGAGTCGCCCCGCGGGGGCGAGGAGTCCGGTGACGGGGTCGTACAGATCGCCGCCGGGCACCTCGGCCGAGCGTGAGCCGCCGCTGTCCGTGGCCCGTTCGAGGGACAGGACCCGGGCGGCGCGCTTGGCGGACGGGCGCGAGAAGGAGTACGCCATGGCGATCTCCTCGAAGTGCCGCAGCGGGTAGGTGAGCAGCATGACCGTGCTGTACACGGTGACCAGTTCGCCGACCGTGATCCGGCCGTCGCGGGCCAGGTGCACGCCGTGCCAGATGACGGCGATCATGAGCAGGCCGGGCAGCAGCACCTGGACGGCCGAGATCAGCGACCACATCCTGGCACTGCGCACGGCTGCCCGGCGGACCTCCTGGGAGGCGCGGCGGTAGCGGTCGAGGAACAGTTCCTCACCGCCGATGCCGCGCAGTACGCGCAGGCCGGCGACGGTGTCCGAGGCCAGCTCGGTGGCGCGGCCAGCCTTCTCCCGCTGGAAGTCGGCGCGCCGGGTGGCGCGGGGCAGCAGAGGCAGTACGGCGAGCGCCAGGACGGGCACGCCCACGGCGACGATCACGCCCAGCGCCGGTTGGTAGACGACCAGGCCCACGCAGACGAGGACGACGGTCAGCGCGGCCGCCGCGAACCGCGACAGCGCCTCCACGAACCAGCCGATCTTCTCGACGTCGCCGGTGGAGACGGCGACGACCTCACCGGCCGCGACGCGCTGTGTCAGCGCCGAGCCGAGCTGGGCGGTCTTGTGGGCCAGCAACTGCTGGACGCGTGCGGCGGCGGTGATCCAGTTGGTGACGGCGGCGCGGTGCAGCATCGTCTCGCCGACCGCGATGCCGACGCCGCAGAGCGCCATCAGCCCACCGGTCAGAGCGAGCCGCGTGCCCGATCTGTCCACGACGGCCTGTACGGCCAGGCCCACACAGAACGGCAGCCCGGCGACGGCGGTGAAGTGCAGCAGTCCCCAGGCGAGGGCCTTGAACTGCCCGCCCAGCTGATTCCGGCCGAGCCACCGCAGGAATCGGGGGCCGGAGCGTGCGTCCGGCACACCCGGGTCTGGATAGGGAAGGTCTTGAATCTGCATGACGTCCCAGTGGCTCGTGTAAGGGGTGGGTTCGGGGATGAGGGGAAGCCGTAACGTTTCGGCGACCAGGCCGGTCGTGGAGGCCGACAGCAAACCGTGAAAGGTTCGCGGCAGGGCACAGTCCGAGGCAAGCGGTTTTTTCCGGCGGGACAAGGTTTCGGCCCGTCCGGAGCGTCCCCACCGTGGACTGGCCCCGGCCCGACGACGCCCCCGGTCACGCACGCGTTCCGGGCCGCCGGGTGCGGGTCCGCGAGGACGTCATGTGCCCAAGGGGGCGGAGGGAAGGGGCTGTTCGTCCGATAAGTGGTGCGACGATGGAGCGCATGCGAAAGAACGGTGCGATGCGTACGGGGCTCGCCGCGGCGGCCTGTGGAGTCCTCGCGATGGGCCTTTCGGCATGCGGAGGTCCTGGCGGAGGGGGCGGCGCGGGCGAGGGGCGGGCCGGGACGGGCGGGAAGGCCGAAGGGGCCCCCGGGGACGGCGCCGGTGTCACGCGGATCCCGGAGGTCGGCGACCGGTTGCGGTCGCGCATCCCGGCCGACTCGCGTCAGGTCGTGGCCGTCTACGGCGCGGGCAGGAACTCCGCGGACTCGACCGTCGTTCTCTACACGAAGTCCGGATCGGCCTGGGACGCACAGCGCATGGGGAAGGCGCACAACGGGGCGAAGGGCTGGACCACGGACCATCACGAGAACGACCGGCGCAGCCCCGTCGGGGTGTTCACCCTCACCGACGCGGGCGGCGTGCTCCACGACCCGGGTGCCCTCCTGCCGTACGACCGGTCACAGACGTACCAGGCCCCTCGCGGCTGGGCGAAGTCCCACTGGCACGACTTCGACTATGTCATCGCCATCAACTACAACCGCCGCCCAGGTACCCCGCCCGGCGACCCGAGCCGCCCCCAGGGTCAGTCGAAGGGCGGCGGTATCTGGCTGCACCTGGACCACGGCAGCGGTACGTCGGCGTGTGTGAGCCTGCCGAAGCCGGCCATGGAGCGTCTGCTGCGCACGCTCGACCCGCGTGAGCACCCTGTCGTCGTGATGGGGGACAGGTCGGATCTGCGGGCGTAGTCACCCCGGCCATCCTGGGCGCGCCGCGACCTGGCGGCCCCGAGGGCCCATTGCGGGGTGCCCCGACTCCCCGTAGAACACCGCACATGAGAAGACGAATGGTCATGTCCATGCTCGCCGGAGCGTTTCTCGCGGCGAGCATGTGTCTCGCGACGGGCCCGGTCTCGGCGGCTCCCTTACCGAGCGCCGCTCCCCACGCTCCGAGCGCCGCTTCCCATGCCCCGGTCACCGCTCCCCACGTCCCGGCCGCCGCATTTCGCACCCGCGCTGCCGCCCCGGACGCGCCCGTCACCACCTCCCGGGCCCCCGCCCCCGCCCCCGCGGAGTTCGGTACCGACTGGCACGACCCCCTGACGGCCGCCCCGGCGACATCCAGGCCCGCCGCCAAGTCCTGCGAAGTGACGCTCGCCGAGGCGCGGTTCAGTGACTTCACGCCGTACCGGGGGACGTACGTACCGCCGGACGGCTGCGGCGACCGCTGGAGCAAGGTCGTCCTGCGCCTCGACGGGAAGGTCGCGGGCCGCCAGTACGACCGGCTGGGATATCTGCACGTCGGTGGCGTGGAGATCCTCCGCACGTCCACGCCCGAACCGTCGCCCGACGGCATCGAGTGGTCCGTCGAGAAGGACGTGACGCGCTACAGCGACACCTTCCGGCGCGGTGGCGACGTCGAGATGCTCATCGGGAACGTCGTCGACGACACGTACACCGGGATCATCGACGTGAAGGTCACGCTGACCTTCTACGCGCAGGGGAGGGCCACGCGGCCGGCCGAGGTCCCCGACCGCGTCCTCACCCTCCAAGACGGCACCCTCACCACCCCGCGCAACAGCGAGCGCGTCGTCGCCGAGGTGTACGCGACCGGATCCGGGGGCGGCTGCGAGGAGTTCTGGTACCTGACGGTGCCCGATCCGGCCCCGTACTCCTGCAAGGCGGCGGGCGGTCCGTACCGCGAGGTGCAGATCAAGGTGGACGGCCGACTCGCCGGCATCGCCGAGCCGTTCCCGAACGTGTGGACCGGAGGCTGGTCGAACCCCTTCCTCTGGTACGTGATCCCGGGACCGCGCGCCTTCGACGTCAAACCGATCGAGTACGACCTCTCGCCCTTCGCAGGGCTTCTCGACGACGGGCGTCCGCACCGCGTCGACGTGTCCGTCGTGGGCGTTCCGGAGGGGCGGAGCGGATGGAGCGCCCCCGTCAACGTCCTCGTCTGGCAGGACGCGCGGCGCGCGCACGTGAGCGGCGCGCTCACCGGCGTCGAGATGGACGACCTCGCCAACACCTCCTCGTACACGCCCGGTTCGCCGGAGCGCCTCGACACGGCGGGCGGCCACCGGCTGACGGTGTCCGGCTATGTCGAGACCTCCCACGGGCGGGTGACGACCACCGTCCGTCGCGTGCTCGCGAACACCTCCGTGCACCGGTGGACCGACGGTGAGGACACGGACGGGCTGAAGGCCACCTGGAGCGACGACGAGACGGTCACGGTCGACGGGCGCGGGGCGCCCCGGGTGACGCGGACCCACCGGACGTACACGATGGACGGTACGACGACACTCGGCCCGGACGGCCGGCTGCGGACCGTCCTGCGGCTCGGTGACCGGGCGGCGGTGGACGACCTGCGCGGCGGGCTGCGGACCGCGTGGTCACGGCTCGACGACACTTATGCCGGCGACGCGACGTACACGACCGGCGTGCCGCGCGATCAGCGGCACGCGGTCGGGACGACGAGCGAGCGCTACACCCTGCGCGGATCCGGCGGTTGCCACGACCGACGCCTTCTCACCGAGCAGGGAGTGCTGACGGTGGATCACCGGTATTGCTGAAGTCTCCGGGGACCGCCGGAGCCGCTGGGACCTCCGGCTGCGGAGGGGGCGGCCCGGGGCGGCCCGAC includes:
- a CDS encoding ABC transporter transmembrane domain-containing protein; translation: MQIQDLPYPDPGVPDARSGPRFLRWLGRNQLGGQFKALAWGLLHFTAVAGLPFCVGLAVQAVVDRSGTRLALTGGLMALCGVGIAVGETMLHRAAVTNWITAAARVQQLLAHKTAQLGSALTQRVAAGEVVAVSTGDVEKIGWFVEALSRFAAAALTVVLVCVGLVVYQPALGVIVAVGVPVLALAVLPLLPRATRRADFQREKAGRATELASDTVAGLRVLRGIGGEELFLDRYRRASQEVRRAAVRSARMWSLISAVQVLLPGLLMIAVIWHGVHLARDGRITVGELVTVYSTVMLLTYPLRHFEEIAMAYSFSRPSAKRAARVLSLERATDSGGSRSAEVPGGDLYDPVTGLLAPAGRLTAVVCGDPDAAGVLAERLGGHPSAEGTSVLLGGVPLDDLPLDSARTAVLVQDKDPVLLSGSLRELLDVPSSGGVSAAAALAAAQCGDVLDALTQGSLDAEDPMDARITERGRSLSGGQRQRLALARSLVTDPGVLVLDEPTSAVDSHTEARIADGVRALRSGRTTVVFTSSPLLLDHADRVVLVHEGEVAAVGVHRELVLREPRYRAVVTRETDEEAAAEGGRQGVGTYDTTDGLDRIDDLDGRTGKIDELEEIEETA
- a CDS encoding L,D-transpeptidase family protein, which produces MRKNGAMRTGLAAAACGVLAMGLSACGGPGGGGGAGEGRAGTGGKAEGAPGDGAGVTRIPEVGDRLRSRIPADSRQVVAVYGAGRNSADSTVVLYTKSGSAWDAQRMGKAHNGAKGWTTDHHENDRRSPVGVFTLTDAGGVLHDPGALLPYDRSQTYQAPRGWAKSHWHDFDYVIAINYNRRPGTPPGDPSRPQGQSKGGGIWLHLDHGSGTSACVSLPKPAMERLLRTLDPREHPVVVMGDRSDLRA